In Candidatus Contubernalis alkalaceticus, the genomic window ATCATCCACCTGTCGGTGCTTCTGCCTGCTGTAGTCCCTCAAGTTTACCAGGTTCAACTGGACTCTATTTTGGTCTCTGGCCCTCTTTATAATGCTGCTGTCAAAGGGGCCCTGAAACATTTCTGGAAATAGAGTTATGATATCTATACGCATGTAACCACCTAATCCAATAGCCCTTCCGGCAGTTTAACCCGCACCAGTTTTTCTCTTAGATCTACCTCTTTTATAACCTCTTTTAGGGCAGGAATAAGTATGTCCTTGGAGCAAGAAAGATCTTCAGGCTTTACCACAAACACGTCGTTACCGCCCGCTTGAAGGACATCTGTAATTTCACCCAGCTTGTTTTCCTCTGTATACACCATTAGGCCAATAAGATCATCAATATAAAAATGGTCTTGAGGCAGAGTCATCCTCTCTTCCCTGGGAATCATAAGATAACTGTTTTTTAATTCCTTTACTTCTTCTAAAGAATTAAAGTTTTTCAGCTTGATAACCCATATGTTTTTCTGCTCTCTGCCTTTTTCCACCTCTGTCTCGATAACTCTCTGCCCTAAAACCAGCTGTACTTTCTTCAATGTTTTAAACCTTTGGGGGTGATCTGTTAAGGGAATTACTTTTACTTCTCCCTTTAACCCTTGAGAACCTACTATTTTTCCTACCGCAACTAAATCCTCAGACATAACTTCCCTCCATAAAACTACTGGATGATTTCCACAATCACTCTTTTTTCGTCTTTCACCGCTGCAGCATTTATCACAGTACGAATTGCTTTAGCAATCCTTCCCTGTTTTCCAATCACTTTGCCCATATCGTCTTCAGCTACTTTGAGTTCCAGGATTAATGAACGTTCCCCTTCAACCTGATGTACTGTAACTTCATCAGGGTTGTCTACTAGAGATTTTGCTATAAACTCTAATAACTCCTTCATCCTAACGGCTATACCTCCTATGATAATATTCTAGGAAAGAAAGAAACAATATCTTTGTCTACTTCTTAATCCCGGCTTTGTTAAGCAGTGCCCGAACAGTGTCGGAGGGTTGTGCCCCTTTTTGAAGCCACTGAACAGCCTTTTCTTCATCAATTTTTAAGGTTGTAGGATCCGTCAGCGGATTGTAATAACCAATCTCCTCAATGAAACGACCGTCTCTTGGAAAGCGAGAATCTGCCACCACGATCCGGTAAAAAGGGCTCTTTTTAGCTCCTAATCTTTTTAGACGTATTTTTACTGCCATTTTTTCACCTCCACTCGTTATAATTTGTTATATATTTATTATTTGCAGCAAACTTTTGTATTGTATAATTTAAGGTAGAAAAGGAAAGCTTTTCTTTCCTTTTCTTTTTCCCTTTTCCATCTTAGTTAATTGTTTCATCATCTTCTTCATCTGATCAAATTGTTTTAACAATTTATTAACATCCTGAACCTTTGTGCCGCTTCCCAGAGCTATCCTTCTGCGGCGGCTGCTGTTAATAATTTCCGGGTTATTTCTCTCCTCCCGGTTCATTGATTTTATAATAGCCTCCACTTGACCTAATTGCTTTTCGTCAACGGACAAATTTTTAAGTTTCTTGTTCATTCCACCCATGCCAGGCATCATATCCATAATCTGATCCAAAGGCCCCATGCTCTTCACCTGCTGCAGTTGATCTAAGAAATCCTCCAGGGTAAACTGCTGTGTCCTAATCTTTCCCTCCAGAACTTTAGCTTTCTCTTCATCCATAGTGAATTGAGCCTTTTCAATCAGGGAGAGCACATCCCCCATACCCAAAATCCGAGAAGCCATTCTTTCCGGATGAAAAGGTTCCAGAGCATCCAGTTTCTCTCCCATACCAACAAACTTTATGGGACAACCAGTAACAGCATTCACTGATAAGGCCGCACCACCCCGGGTATCCCCGTCCAGTTTGGTCAGAACAACTCCTGTCAGGCCAAGCTGTTGGTGAAAACTTTCGGCTACATTAACAGCATCCTGACCGGTCATAGAATCAACCACCAACAGGATTTCTGAAGGATCAACCGCCGTTTTGATTCTCTGCAGTTCATCCATCAGTTCCTGGTTTACATGCAGTCTTCCCGCCGTATCTACTATTACCACATTGCGATTATCAGCTGCTGCAGTCTTCAGGGCTTCCTGTACAATCTTTACGGGATCCCCCTGCCCCATAGAAAAGACCGGCATATCCAGCTGTTCTCCCAGGTATTCTATCTGATCGACTGCCGCCGGACGATAAACGTCAGCCGCCACCATCATAGGATTTACATTTAATTTCTTCAGATATTTTGCCAGTTTGGCTGAGGTGGTAGTTTTTCCCGAACCCTGAAGCCCAACCATCATGATAACCGTAATGCCTCCGGCATTAATGTTAATTTTACTGGTGGTTTCCCCCATCAATGATGTAAGTTCCTCATTTACTATCTTTATAACCTGTTGAGCTGGGGTCAGGCTTCCCAAGACCTCCTGGCCTATGCATCTGTTCTTAATCTGAGATATAAAATTTTTAACCACTTTAAAATTAACATCGGCTTCCAGAAGAGCCAGGCGCACCTCTCTCAGAGCCGCCTCCACGTCCTTTTCCGTCAGCTTTCCCTTACCCTTAAGTTTTTTAAAGGTTTCCTGTAGTTTTCCCGCCAGGCCTTCAAATAACATTATTGGTTAGAACCTCCCAACTTACAAATTACAATTCCATAAGCTCAAACAGAAACATTTTTAATTTTTTATTTTCAATTCCCTTATTTGAATCTATATATGCTAATATCTCACTTAATTTTTCCTTTTGCCCCTGATACCTGCTGCATAACTGCAGTTTGGCCTCAAATTTTTCCAGGGACCTAACTGACCTGTTTATAAGATCATAAACTGCCTGTCGACTAACCTGTTGTTCCTTGGCAATCTCTCCCAGAGATAAATTATGTTGAAAGTAAAGTTCAATAATATTTTGCTGCTTTTTGGTTAACAGCGGCCCATAAAAATCATAAAGCAGGTTAACCCGGGTTGTTTTTTCAAGCAAAGCATCACCCTCTATTAGTGTTAAGCATTTTTGCTTTACATGACAATATTAACGAATTTCCTTTATAATGTCAAGGCATTTATCTCTTGTCCACATATTTTATTGTTTTGTTTGGATTACAAAAAAAATTTTTGGATAAAATAAATACACGAAACTCTTATTCAAAGGAGGTTAACTCTAATGACCAAAAATAAAGATAAAAGTTTTCGTTCCTGTAATCAATCATGCTCCGATTCGGTGGAATTCAGTGACCCACTGGATGAAAATATTGAACGAAAGAGCATTGTAAAAGAAGAAAACACTAAGAAGCAAAACAAAAGCAAAAAGAAAAATAAAAACAAATAACTAAATGTAAAATGTAAGTCCAAGAATATAATAACCGGGTTAATTATCTACCCGGTTATTTATATTACATATTTTTAAAATTTACTCAAATAACGCCTCCACAAAATCACGGGGGTTAAACTCATGAAGATCCTCTAAAGATTCGCCAATTCCAACATATTTAATAGGGACCTTGAGGGTTTGACTTACAGCAACAACAATGCCCCCTTTTGCCGTGCCGTCCAACTTGGTCAACACAATTCCAGTGATAGGGGACGCTTCTCCAAATAATACGGCCTGGCTTAAAGCATTCTGTCCCGTAGTGGCATCTAAAACCAGCAAAACCTCCTGCGGTGCACCGGTCATAGCTTTCCCCGCTACCCTGTAAATTTTCTTTAATTCCTCCATCAGATTCATTTTTGTATGCAGTCTTCCTGCCGTGTCACAAAGGACTACATCAACCCCCCGGGCCTTGGCTGCCGAAATTGCGTCAAAAATTACTGCAGCAGGATCAGAGCCGATTTTATGTTTAATAATATCCACTCCTACTCTATCCGCCCATATTTCCAACTGCTCTATTGCCGCTGCTCTAAACGTATCTCCTGCAGCAATCATGACCCGTCTTCTTTCTTCTTTCAAAAGATAAGCCAGCTTGGCGATGCTGGTAGTTTTTCCTACACCATTTACTCCCATTACCAGAATTACGGAAAGTTCTCCAGAGATATTTAAAGGTTTACTCTCGTTGCCCAACCTCTCAATTAATATCTCCTTTAACAGTTCCTTAACCTCTAGAGTATCCCCTACTCTTTTTTCCCGGGCCCTATTTTTCAATTCTTCCACTAGGCCCAGGGTAGTTTCTACCCCAATGTCTGCACCAATGAGTATTTCTTCCAGTTCCTCATAAAATTCATCACTGATTTTTTTCCCTTTAACCAGTTTATCAATTTTTTCTACAAAGCTTTCTCTAGTTTTCTTTAATCCCCGCTTAAACTTATCCAACAATCCCATCTTACACTCTCCTTAACTTACTCTTTTTTCCTTTTCCTCTGGAAGCCTTAAGGAAAACACTTTAGATACTCCCGGCTCTTCCATAGTTACTCCATAAAGAACTCCTGCTGCCTCCATAGTATTTCGGCGGTGGGTAATTAAAATAAATTGAGTATCGGTTGATAATACCTTTAAATATTTTAAAAATCTGTTTAAGTTCATTCCATCCAGAGAAACCTCAATCTCATCCAGTATACAAAAAGGAGTAGGTTTCACCTTGATGATGGAAAACAGCAGGGCAATGGCGGTTAAAGCCTTCTCCCCACCGGACATAAGGTTTAGATTCTGCAGTTTTTTACCCGGTGGCTGGGCAATAATCTCTATACCTGACTCCAGCACATCATTGGAATCGGTAAGCTTTAAATAGGCCCGGCCTCCTTCAAAAAAATCTTTAAAAACCGAGGAAAATATAGTTTTCACCTGGTTAAAACTATTTAGGAATTTGTCCTTCATCTTGCCGTCCAATTCTTGTATTACTTTATGTATCGTATTTTTTGCCTCCCGCAGGTCATCTCTCTGCTGTTTTAAAAAGTCTACTCTCTCCAGCAGCCGATTATGTTCCTCCACAGCTCCTGTATTTACACTGCCATACTCCAGCATCGTGCTTTTTAAGTTTTCAATTTCCGAAATAGCTTCTTCCTCATCTACTTCCATAGAATAATCAGAGGCTTCCTTCAGGGAAAGGGAAAATTCTTCTCTCAGACGTCGGGAATAATTTTTAATTTCAATCTCTACCCGAGCGATTTCCAGCTCTGTCTCATGTTTCTTTTTTTCCCGACTCT contains:
- the rimM gene encoding ribosome maturation factor RimM (Essential for efficient processing of 16S rRNA) — translated: MSEDLVAVGKIVGSQGLKGEVKVIPLTDHPQRFKTLKKVQLVLGQRVIETEVEKGREQKNIWVIKLKNFNSLEEVKELKNSYLMIPREERMTLPQDHFYIDDLIGLMVYTEENKLGEITDVLQAGGNDVFVVKPEDLSCSKDILIPALKEVIKEVDLREKLVRVKLPEGLLD
- a CDS encoding KH domain-containing protein, with amino-acid sequence MKELLEFIAKSLVDNPDEVTVHQVEGERSLILELKVAEDDMGKVIGKQGRIAKAIRTVINAAAVKDEKRVIVEIIQ
- the rpsP gene encoding 30S ribosomal protein S16 gives rise to the protein MAVKIRLKRLGAKKSPFYRIVVADSRFPRDGRFIEEIGYYNPLTDPTTLKIDEEKAVQWLQKGAQPSDTVRALLNKAGIKK
- the ffh gene encoding signal recognition particle protein encodes the protein MLFEGLAGKLQETFKKLKGKGKLTEKDVEAALREVRLALLEADVNFKVVKNFISQIKNRCIGQEVLGSLTPAQQVIKIVNEELTSLMGETTSKININAGGITVIMMVGLQGSGKTTTSAKLAKYLKKLNVNPMMVAADVYRPAAVDQIEYLGEQLDMPVFSMGQGDPVKIVQEALKTAAADNRNVVIVDTAGRLHVNQELMDELQRIKTAVDPSEILLVVDSMTGQDAVNVAESFHQQLGLTGVVLTKLDGDTRGGAALSVNAVTGCPIKFVGMGEKLDALEPFHPERMASRILGMGDVLSLIEKAQFTMDEEKAKVLEGKIRTQQFTLEDFLDQLQQVKSMGPLDQIMDMMPGMGGMNKKLKNLSVDEKQLGQVEAIIKSMNREERNNPEIINSSRRRRIALGSGTKVQDVNKLLKQFDQMKKMMKQLTKMEKGKRKGKKSFPFLP
- the ylxM gene encoding YlxM family DNA-binding protein codes for the protein MLEKTTRVNLLYDFYGPLLTKKQQNIIELYFQHNLSLGEIAKEQQVSRQAVYDLINRSVRSLEKFEAKLQLCSRYQGQKEKLSEILAYIDSNKGIENKKLKMFLFELMEL
- the ftsY gene encoding signal recognition particle-docking protein FtsY — translated: MGLLDKFKRGLKKTRESFVEKIDKLVKGKKISDEFYEELEEILIGADIGVETTLGLVEELKNRAREKRVGDTLEVKELLKEILIERLGNESKPLNISGELSVILVMGVNGVGKTTSIAKLAYLLKEERRRVMIAAGDTFRAAAIEQLEIWADRVGVDIIKHKIGSDPAAVIFDAISAAKARGVDVVLCDTAGRLHTKMNLMEELKKIYRVAGKAMTGAPQEVLLVLDATTGQNALSQAVLFGEASPITGIVLTKLDGTAKGGIVVAVSQTLKVPIKYVGIGESLEDLHEFNPRDFVEALFE